One part of the Neodiprion virginianus isolate iyNeoVirg1 chromosome 3, iyNeoVirg1.1, whole genome shotgun sequence genome encodes these proteins:
- the LOC124300764 gene encoding uncharacterized protein LOC124300764, producing MNLILLFVLSYAGVHGLEDQVNSKEPAAFNEEHFYALQHRHVEEWKCLQRVANFLTSKWNNRLKKVSDDALDNVPLVKRRDERYSTDEEEWLLEAGSTSNTIQSCVLEMMQSGIMTTMNEEDGKCFNVILRNYVMEEEAQEKTFKRFLESSLEEQPPFRRFVSFVEMVDLLFQSKKPDALDDIEKKVFDQSKKYLRTDEDRLDRTYIMEQECEWKNAKALRETANDDARFVEFARQVRDSVNQMVGNIILRHWNSNSTLTQLRYMAWLDARKNMMMNIDEEIARIRFQNKDPQWLCMWATRFAYELSREQGSILVNRSSRDRASVKILAEEEHKDQKMCFEALTHVVEHNHRLTIALAVVDEIYNYPQLYCKNDEENLGHIAPNFCKCSGTICATHSIPYVYSYNYTLVQEGNGTYKVTCDYSPKDHWLET from the exons ATGAACCTGATCCTGCTTTTCGTTCTCTCTTACGCTGGAGTACACGGACTCGAGGATCAAGTAAATTCTAAAGAACCGGCAGCTTTCAACGAAGAGCATTTCTATGCGCTTCAGCATCGACACGTGGAAGAGTGGAAGTGCCTGCAGAGGGTTGCCAACTTCCTAACATCGAAATGGAACaacagattgaaaaaagtatCAGACGACGCCCTGGACAATGTACCGCTGGTGAAGCGACGAGACG AGAGGTACAGCACCGACGAAGAAGAATGGCTACTGGAGGCAGGATCAACTTCGAATACCATACAGTCGTGCGTTCTCGAAATGATGCAATCAGGCATAATGACGACGATGAATGAGGAAGATGGAAAATGCTTCAACGTAATCCTCAGGAACTACGTCATGGAAGAAGAGGCACAGGAGAAAACGTTCAAGAGATTTTTGGAATCGTCGCTCGAGGAGCAGCCACCATTCCGCAGGTTCGTCAGCTTCGTCGAGATGGTGGACTTGCTGTTCCAGTCGAAGAAACCGGACGCTCTCGAcgatatagaaaaaaaagtttttgatcAGAGTAAGAAGTACCTGAGAACAGACGAGGATAGATTGGATCGAACATACATAATGGAGCAGGAGTGCGAATGGAAGAATGCCAAAGCATTGCGCGAGACTGCAAATGATGACGCGAGGTTCGTGGAATTCGCACGTCAAGTACGGGACTCCGTAAACCAGATGGTAGggaatataattttgaggCACTGGAACTCGAATTCCACTCTGACTCAATTACGGTACATGGCCTGGCTGGATGCCAGAAAGAATATGATGATGAACATTGACGAAGAAATTGCGAGAATacgttttcaaaataaagaTCCTCAGTGGCTGTGCATGTGGGCGACACGATTCGCTTACGAATTGTCAAGAGAGCAGGGATCCATACTTGTCAATCGAAGCAGCCGCGATCGAGCGTCGGTGAAAATCCTGGCCGAAGAGGAGCACAAAGATCAGAAAATGTGTTTCGAAGCATTAACACACGTTGTAGAACACAACCATCGGCTTACCATCGCGCTGGCAGTCGTCGATGAGATCTATAACTATCCCCAACTTTACTGCAAGAatgatgaagaaaatttaGGCCACATTGCTCCTAACTTTTGTAAATGTAGTGGCACAATATGCGCCACACACTCTATCCCTTATGTGTACTCGTACAATTATACCTTGGTTCAAGAAGGAAATGGAACGTACAAAGTCACGTGTGATTACTCCCCTAAGGATCACTGGTTGGAAACGTAA
- the LOC124300762 gene encoding uncharacterized protein LOC124300762, whose protein sequence is MLEIPTCNTFRVGNNNIADECKKRNERNKRGIIIISVDTDIPESSQISAETMKSVLLLIICYNVAVGQEENWEQLPAFNEMYLTSLQRKYYRDLNCLQRVDEILKSKWSSDLDKISIQDLGNVEPEHDFQEPSKPKYNTDEQEWLMEGGSTSRQIDTCIRGLVPDIVPLMSQEEINCLNSIFAYHVEEEIVHEEVFKEFVKASARKQLPFRRFVSFTDFVELMFQSRTPDALGSLERTVYEHAESFLTTEQDRVEPYYIMEQECEWKNAKALREASNSNAKFKEFERQVRDSVNQQLANRVVKNWNLNTTLPRHVYRAWVTARQRMIPEINEEVAKLRTQKKDAQWLCERATKLAYKFSDEQGDILLGADDTYVSLRITEVAKKARGIEKALEKFKDFRHPVIKTLADRYQNGTRCFSSFVHLVQNHHRFDIALAFVDGQYNYPQFFCKDKNLNLGLIATRFCNCVGSFCVAHGLAALFAEEYTLAQAPDGTFKVVLSGLKSRKKVQSWNRD, encoded by the exons ATGTTGGAGATCCCCACGTGTAACACGTTTAGAgttggtaataataatattgcagATGAGTGcaaaaagagaaatgaaagaaataaacgtggaataattataatcagtGTTGATACG GATATACCGGAATCGAGTCAGATCTCTGCCGAGACAATGAAGTCTGTCTTGCTTTTGATCATCTGTTACAATGTCGCGGTTGGGCAAGAAGAAAATTGGGAACAACTCCCAGCCTTCAATGAGATGTACCTCACCTCACTGCAACGGAAATACTACCGGGATCTGAACTGCCTGCAGAGGGTCGACGAGATCCTAAAATCGAAGTGGAGCAGCGATTTGGACAAAATATCGATCCAGGATCTGGGCAACGTCGAGCCAGAACATGATTTTCAGGAACCATCTAAGCCTAAGTACAACACCGATGAGCAAGAGTGGCTGATGGAGGGAGGATCGACTTCGAGGCAAATAGATACATGCATTCGAGGTCTGGTGCCGGATATCGTGCCGTTGATGAGCCAAGAGGAGATAAATTGCCTCAACTCAATTTTCGCGTACCACGTTGAAGAGGAGATAGTACACGAGGAGGTGTTCAAGGAGTTCGTAAAGGCTTCAGCCCGGAAGCAGCTTCCATTCCGCAGATTCGTCAGCTTCACCGACTTCGTGGAGTTGATGTTTCAGAGCAGAACACCGGACGCGCTTGGCAGCCTGGAGAGAACAGTCTACGAACACGCGGAGAGCTTTCTAACGACCGAGCAGGACAGGGTCGAACCTTACTACATAATGGAGCAGGAATGTGAGTGGAAGAATGCCAAAGCGCTACGCGAAGCTTCGAACAGCAACGCAAAGTTCAAGGAATTCGAGCGCCAGGTGCGAGATTCCGTAAATCAGCAGTTGGCCAATCGAGTGGTGAAGAATTGGAACCTAAACACCACCTTGCCTAGACATGTATACCGAGCTTGGGTAACGGCTAGGCAAAGGATGATTCCGGAGATCAACGAAGAAGTGGCGAAGCTGCGCACCCAGAAGAAGGACGCTCAGTGGCTCTGCGAGCGGGCGACAAAGCTGGCTTACAAATTCTCGGACGAACAGGGGGACATCCTTTTGGGGGCTGATGACACTTACGTCTCCCTGAGGATTACCGAGGTCGCGAAAAAGGCTAGAGGGATCGAAAAAGCGCTAGAGAAGTTTAAGGACTTCCGTCACCCCGTGATCAAGACCCTCGCCGACCGGTACCAAAACGGAACAAGGTGCTTCAGCTCTTTCGTGCACCTCGTACAGAACCATCACCGGTTTGACATCGCGCTGGCTTTCGTTGACGGGCAGTATAACTATCCGCAATTCTTCTGCAAGGATAAGAACCTCAACTTGGGACTCATTGCAACCAGATTTTGCAATTGTGTTGGCAGCTTCTGCGTAGCTCACGGTCTCGCCGCTCTATTTGCTGAAGAATACACCCTCGCCCAGGCTCCTGATGGAACCTTCAAAGTCGTCCTGAGTGGCCTCAAAAGCAGAAAGAAGGTCCAGTCCTGGAATAGAGACTAG
- the LOC124300760 gene encoding protein fem-1 homolog C, with the protein MWRYCQREERISNISNDLMQECKTAAPGARLSPGMRNNLEKYQATMRKTIVSRQKDGCAPLFIACRRGNAEIVEYLINVCQADIEQRGLYEVPDDRSVHCVTPLWCAAVSGRLQIIEILVSHGAKIDAVSDTGSTPVRSACFMTHPHIVMYLVKKGADIFRANYNGGTCLINSVQSYELCKFLLQNKADVNARDVQNKTALHYAIQEHRFATAKLLLYHNADPTIRSSDNDDALQIACLKGSTQIFEYLIKNFAYSPQRLANAHELMGSTFLEEDNAPQSTIKYWRIALAIRNAFTVNNEPLRKRPVIPKRECFGNVGEFTTVEELDAIALDVDAIRIQSLLICERILGPHHKDTLFRLIHRGASYADSLRHQRCIDLWRRALKIRVEKDSILCSDTCFIAQALVKLMVDINEKKIEYDYRMPEKRKPEFSDVEAIFHLLATPLTAARQLLEIRPVHKRQQESYNHILKCVTHLIYLLVETARTESEKVQAQLLVCNLVKQNPRSASTGDSLLHLCASRLNTIRSSYFSSDDIPMIFPHFKVIKLLLLCGAHVNVRNKFRSTPLHVASNAYNFSNPLIKLLLDHGAHLDMPNKFGDTPARLISLNPHNSVNLVNYITLKCLAAQTICKYAIHCTEVPRALYRFLEFHKE; encoded by the exons ATGTGGAGGTATTGTCAACGAGAGGAGCGGATCTCGAATATATCCAATGATCTGATGCAAGAATGCAAGACTGCAGCGCCAGGAGCGCGGCTGTCACCTGGCATGCGAAATAATCTGGAAAAGTATCAGGCTACGATGCGGAAGACTATAGTATCACGGCAAAAAGATGGATGTGCACCGCTGTTTATTGCTTGCAGAAGAGGCAACGCAGAGATAGTCGAGTATCTGATAAATGTTTGCCAAGCTGACATTGAACAGCGCGGCTTGTACGAGGTACCTGATGACAGATCTGTACATTGCGTAACTCCTTTGTGGTGCGCTGCTGTTTCCGGCAGGTTGCAGATCATCGAAATTCTTGTCTCCCATGGGGCAAAGATTGACGCCGTCTCCGATACTGGTTCAACGCCTGTTAGATCTGCGTGCTTCATGACACATCCAC ATATCGTCATGTATCTTGTGAAAAAAGGGGCCGATATATTCAGGGCTAACTACAACGGTGGTACTTGTTTAATAAATTCTGTGCAGAGCTACGAATTGTGCAAGTTTCTGTTGCAAAACAAAGCCGACGTCAATGCTAGGGACGTACAGAATAAGACTGCATTGCACTACGCCATCCAAGAACACAGATTCGCCACTGCCAAACTCTTACTGTATCACAATGCTGATCCAACTATACGATCTAGCGATAATGATGACGCCCTTCAAATAGCTTGCTTAAAGGGATCTACccaaatttttgaatacctCA TCAAAAACTTCGCCTACTCGCCACAAAGATTAGCAAATGCACATGAGTTGATGGGTTCGACGTTTTTGGAAGAGGATAATGCCCCTCAATCGACTATTAAATACTGGCGAATAGCTCTAGCGATAAGAAATGCATTCACAGTAAACAACGAGCCACTGCGCAAACGACCTGTTATACCTAAACGGGAGTGTTTTGGAAATGTGGGAGAATTTACTACTGTAGAAGAGCTTGACGCTATCGCCTTGGATGTCGACGCTATCAGAATACAGAGTCTTTTAATTTGCGAAAGAATACTTGGACCTCATCACAAAGACACACTGTTCAGATTGATTCACAGAGGTGCCTCTTACGCGGATTCTTTGAG ACATCAAAGATGCATTGATCTGTGGAGGCGAGCGCTCAAGATTCGGGTCGAAAAAGATTCT ATACTGTGCAGTGATACCTGTTTCATTGCGCAAGCTCTAGTCAAGCTAATGGTGGATATAAACGAAAAGAAGATAGAATATGATTATAGAATGCcggagaaaagaaaaccagAATTTAGTGATGTTGAAGCGATCTTTCATCTCTTGGCAACTCCGCTTACAGCAGCAAGGCAGCTATTGGAA ATTCGTCCAGTTCACAAAAGGCAACAGGAAAGCTACAATCATATTTTAAAATGTGTTACCCACCTCATATACCTCCTGGTCGAAACAGCACGAACCGAAAGTGAGAAAGTACAAGCTCAATTACTGGTCTGCAACCTGGTCAAACAAAATCCAAGGTCTGCATCCACGGGAGATTCTCTCCTTCATCTTTGCGCATCAAGGTTGAACACCATCAGATCTAGCTACTTTTCCAGCGATGATATACCG ATGATATTCCCACACTTCAAAGTAATCAAGCTTCTTTTGTTATGCGGAGCCCACGTTAACGTCAGAAACAAATTTCGGTCAACTCCTCTTCACGTCGCTAGTAATGCCTACAACTTTTCAAACCCG cTTATCAAACTTCTCCTTGACCACGGAGCGCATTTGGACATGCCCAACAAGTTTGGCGACACTCCGGCCCGTCTGATATCCCTAAATCCTCACAACAGTGTGAACTTGGTGAATTACATAACTCTGAAGTGCCTCGCTGCGCAAACGATTTGCAAGTATGCGATACATTGCACCGAGGTGCCGAGGGCGCTTTACagatttttggaatttcataAGGAATAG
- the LOC124300761 gene encoding uncharacterized protein LOC124300761 yields MHIRVVFLTCAIVVAVSSHCDCNCPSWYPGYDDYTLDFLTPTTEKPPRPWTLATRPTTKRPLSTTTLRTIPTTNKPVQATVVSRITTEGMDLTTIQQIQVNELYCLVVLDNLVAKQWQEEIDRLSINDLGNFSTAMEVPVFKDLYSNPQSEWIQDEGMALNKLDKCVRNLVSKVAPKMDQDEIRCLNRMYPDYLVKENKTAMVMKAFIKTSSREQLPFKSFYTYYELTELLFDNKNIDALDDELRAIHEDMTDFYIKTEEDKNMKLFIVEQECEFRNARVLREVGNENARYQKFGDLVKTNVNTYLVAEILHKWVPGAIIPEYRYNLWNKARSRMEQMILDKIKELQREKRDAQSLCTYAAEFAYDFFVEQKDIIFDKMPNTSLSFELEASKKYAYILALEKVLKAKNDYRQSGVQPIVANYKDGSYCLTNFVRMIENHQRYMMAMAFVGTQLPYGYAYCNVKEMSAGLVQPRYCKCQGTFCEEFGIATVRAERFQLNLLPNNTYSVTTNSSYRIRPLDELINSANSRIAHQKFNTWWYRHQKNPPKLNI; encoded by the exons ATGCATATCCGCGTGGTGTTTCTGACCTGCGCAATAGTGGTTGCCGTGAGCAGTCACTGTGACTGCAATTGTCCCTCGTGGTACCCGGGTTACGATGATTATACCCTGGATTTTCTAACACCAACAACCGAAAAACCGCCTCGCCCTTGGACGCTGGCAACGAGGCCCACGACCAAAAGGCCGCTTAGCACCACGACGTTAAGAACGATACCCACCACCAACAAGCCTGTACAGGCGACGGTGGTTTCGAGGATCACAACAGAAGGGATGGACCTGACCACGATACAGCAGATACAAGTTAACGAGCTGTACTGCTTGGTGGTGCTGGACAACCTGGTAGCGAAACAATGGCAGGAGGAGATCGACAGATTGTCCATAAACGAtttgggaaatttttcaaccgcgATGGAGGTGCCGGTGTTCAAGGACCTCTACAGCAACCCGCAGTCCGAGTGGATACAGGACGAGGGGATGGCGCTGAACAAGCTCGACAAGTGCGTCAGAAATCTAGTAAGCAAGGTTGCACCGAAGATGGACCAAGACGAAATAAGGTGTCTTAACAGAATGTACCCTGACTACCTGGTGAAGGAGAACAAGACCGCGATGGTTATGAAAGCGTTCATAAAGACATCCTCGCGCGAACAGCTCCCCTTCAAATCGTTCTACACTTACTACGAATTGACCGAACTTCTATTCGACAACAAGAACATCGACGCTCTCGACGACGAATTGCGAGCCATACACGAGGACATGACAGATTTCTATATCAAGACCGAGGAGGATAAAAACATGAAGTTATTCATAGTCGAGCAGGAATGCGAGTTCAGGAACGCGAGGGTACTGAGGGAAGTGGGGAACGAGAATGCAAGGTACCAAAAATTCGGGGATCTGGTCAAGACTAACGTCAACACCTATCTCGTTGCTGAAATACTCCATAAGTGGGTGCCTGGTGCGATCATTCCGGAATACAG GTACAACTTGTGGAACAAGGCCAGAAGTCGTATGGAGCAGATGATATTGGACAAGATAAAAGAGCTTCAGAGAGAGAAACGGGATGCTCAATCTCTTTGCACATACGCGGCGGAATTCGCGTACGATTTCTTCGTAGAGCAGAAAGATATCATATTCGACAAGATGCCGAACACTTCTCTGTCGTTTGAGCTCGAAGCGAGCAAGAAGTATGCATACATTCTGGCACTGGAAAAGGTTCTGAAGGCGAAAAATGACTACCGTCAATCCGGGGTGCAGCCTATAGTGGCCAACTACAAGGACGGCTCTTACTGCCTGACCAACTTTGTCCGGATGATAGAAAATCACCAGCGTTACATGATGGCCATGGCATTCGTCGGCACCCAGCTGCCATACGGATACGCGTATTGTAACGTCAAGGAAATGTCGGCTGGTTTAGTCCAGCCGAGATACTGCAAGTGTCAGGGCACGTTCTGTGAAGAATTCGGAATCGCCACTGTCAGGGCCGAACGGTTCCAGCTCAACCTGCTTCCAAACAACACTTACTCGGTAACAACAAACTCTTCCTACCGCATACGACCCCTCGATGAACTCATCAACAGTGCCAACAGCAGAATAGCTCACCAAAAATTCAATACTTGGTGGTACCGACACCAGAAGAACCCTCCAAAACTTAACATATAA